The following DNA comes from Triticum aestivum cultivar Chinese Spring chromosome 3D, IWGSC CS RefSeq v2.1, whole genome shotgun sequence.
CACTTTGTCTTCAAGGTACTGAAAGCCAAACCGAGAGGGGAAGCCCTAAGTGTCTCATCGGGAAGGAGGTTCTTTGCGGCAGGAAGATTTTGAAGGATTCACCCAAGATTGAGGTAGCCACAACAAATTGGGACGACCGAGCTCTTTGAAAGTTGGTAGCGAGGCTCGTGGTATCGCCGAAACATTATAGGATACCGGAGAGGTTGTTAATATCACACTTGATGGGTGCCATGAAAACCGCCACACCGTCCACGTATAGGGAGGTTCGAATCAAGGTACCACGACATCGAATCTTGCGGAGAAGGCCCCCTTATAGTTTCCAAGTCAAGAAGATGTTGAAGGGGATCTATTGCAATGACGAATagaaggggagagaggggggcccaCTTTACTAAGGCCCCTACCATGCTTGATTGGAGGGCCGGCCACGCCTTTTAGTAAAGACAATATAGATTTAATAATATAGACATCCACCACATTATGGATTTGGGTAAGATTTAATTTTATTGAGCATGGATAGGAGAAGTCAAAAAAGTTTTGATTCAGTTGAGTTTTTGGtgagatttgatttgatttgggtaTGGGTAGTGAAAGGCAAGAGCTTTTCGATTTGACTGAGATTTTGATAAGATTTGATTTCATTGAGTCAATGCATGGCATGGTTTTGGGGAAGTACCAATTTGATTTAGATTATTCCAAGTTACTCTATTTGTATTATTATTTTTTGCACCATCGGGTGAGATTActagaaaaataacaaataaatcaAAGAATGAAGGGGCATGGGAAGGAAAAAGTCAACGAGAAGGCGGACGTGATACACCAACTCTCCTTTAATAGTAGAAATTTGTCATCCACAACTATATGTAGATAATAAAGTTTATGCGACAGTGAAAAGCAACCCCCTAATGATCTAAGTGGAAAAGCACGCACAAAGTGGGGACAATCTACGAAACATTTCGAAACAAAAAAGCGAAATACAGTAACTCTTTTTACTACTGAAAACGACGAAGCAATCAATCAATCAGTCACTCCTAAATTCACTAGCAGTTCTTGTCGGCTGTGACGGGCTTGCACTTGACCTCCTGGAACACGACGGCCGGCGTGCCCGGCGGCGCGAGCTGCAGCACCAGCGGGCATTTGGCCTCGAACTTGCACTTGGTGTAGTGCGCCTGGTACCTGACCTCGCCCGACACCGCCACCTCCACCTTGAACATCCCCGTCGCGTTCTCCGCCTTGAACTCGGCCACGCCGGCGTTGCCGAGCGCGACGTAGCCGCCGTCGTCGCCGGAGACGAGGTGGTACACCTGGGTGTCGCCGGCGTGCTGCGTGGACCCCGCCTCGGCGAGCCTGATCCGCTCGAAGAGCTGGCCGTCGAAGCTGTAGCGGGCCTCGAGCTGCTTGGTGTTCTTGACGCTCATGGCCCAGTTCTTGTTCCGGACGGTGAGCGTGAGCGAGAGGTTGTAGGCGAACGCGGTGGCCGGGGAGACGGCGAGCGCGAGGCGCGTGAGGGAGGCGTCCCGGACGATGACTTCGGCGTGGCGGATGAAGCCGTAGGCGGCGAGGAGCACGGCCAGGAGGACGGCGCCGGCGAggacggcgaggcaggcggcgcAGCAGAGGATGGCCTCGCGCGCGTCGTAGGAGACGCAGGGGCAGCAGCGGTCGCAGAATGCGTCGTAGCAGCCGCACTCGCTGCAGCACATGGCTCGCTCAGCCTGGTTTCTTGAGCTAGATGGATCTTGTTGGACCGGGGCCGGGAGTGGCAGGAGGAAGAAAGCTAGCTACGTGACGTGAGCTAGCAGCAGGTGGGTGGCGGCTTTGGATGAGGGAAGAGAACCCGATCCCTGACGGACAGCAGCGGCAAAGCATCGAGGTGCCCGGCGAAAATTCTAAACGAACGGGACTTTCACGTTGGATTTGCCATGTGCTGGTGCCTGATGTTCGGGTGTTATGGGGATAGGGCGCATAGCCTCCCATCCTGAGGCTACTCGTCAGATTTTGACACCTGAATTTCTATTTTTAATGAAGCAGTTAATAGGATTGCGTCCAGATTTTTTTCATTTCACCACTTTCATCTGGTTTTTTTCTTGACTGGGTTTTTTGTccttctcatcatcctttttctacGGATTTATTTTCTTCTCCATGCTTTCTTTGTAAACCAGCACTTTTCTAAGGTACAAAAAAACACATGTCTAACTTTTCTAAATTAACCGATTTCTtccatcaatgcaatttgctttaggaaataaaataacgGATTTTAAGAAAACAAATAACGGAATTTAAGAAAAAAAACTGATTAGCTACTTAACCGATATATATCTAAACCTTCCTTCTCCAAATAAAAACCAATCAACAGTTATGAAAAGAATCATGACTTACCTTTTCTTCTCCAATTCTTCCCATTCAATCTCCGAATCTTTATTGTTCTACTTCCTGCCTTTCCCATGCCGCTGGGATGCGTGTGCAcgcgggagccgccgccgctgggGACGTGGACGCACACGGCAGCGACCGCTTGCTGCCCAGTTTCCGGCGGTCCGGCCACCACCGGCTCCTCCAGCACATGGATCCTTTgtcccactactagaaaaagggctactaatggcgcacctaatctggccattaatggcgcatcagtggtgcgccattagtagcacgccattagtatattttactaatggcgcaccactggtgcgccattagtatctggtatactaatggcgcatcccggatgcgccattagtatatacaacagtgcgccattagtatgcctcccaggggccatgtatacccaggtgctttggcatactaatggcgcactacagatggatgcgccattagtaacttcggcatactaatggcgcactgtttagtgatgcgccattagtatcctttggcatactaatggcgcagtatgatgtgatgcgccattagtatgaatattagttttatttttattttttaattttctattttttgcacaggttacaaaatgtataattggacaaaatatagacagcacacatcaacaacagattcatcgaatacaataaaagattagtctctgaatacaattcatcattttagtctccgaatacaattcatcatattagtctccgaattgaaaagaccgaacaaaatgtataagtatgaatcattatattacaagtctcgagaccgcgagtttgtcttcacattacaagtcgatatcgatcatctaaactaccatcacatagaagagagctgcggtcatcagaTGAGCATcgtcacgatgaaactcgtcttcatccggttcctccaacgctccctcccctctcccgctagatagcgggcgtatctagattcggcctcgaccctactggcgtaccctttgtaactgttaccgctgaatcggtgaacctgtcttcgacactcctcccagtcgtcgtagactccgggaaccttacccttgtacacgacataccacggcatcgctatgcagtagccaaacgaaacgttagtaccaattcacagacaatacatcagcaatatataagtatgcaacagaacgatcggaagagaaaagcaagacattaatagcatcgattacatctaagttgaaggaatctcgaaaccaaagagacatactacaagttcattaaagtttaattacaacatgagctaatcgatgtttcagaactagacacagcatcactgctttcgactcgactcaagggaccggagcgtggatgaagccgccgtctatcgtgggagtcatgaaaccacgggcgttgtcagcctgcatttgtaggattgtgtcgatgtcactgttggacggttgatttctgaggtagaactgccccgaggtacgaaggacatcttgatggatgatttccgcaaactccgactggatgcgaaaaaattcttgtctgatgtctgcgtcctggattgccgacacgctcgcggcccaatctttgagtctactcggtagcagtagttgatgatggtcccgtacgatcgcccgcatgtgatggatggcgtagtaggcacccttctgaccgccaggcggctgcttgacgcagcagaacgtcgtgttgtgggagaacacgtgcttgccgtacttacgaataggcctggtgaaggtgcctccagatttgacgtagccggggagaacatcatcaagaaccttcttgacatttgtgtagtctacgttcgactgacggtccgggtcgaaatacgtggccatggaatatttggggcttaggaggatgagcgtgcaatgtgtgtcactgcagaaaacacggaatgttaaaagaaaaacgatcgaaatctaagaattcatatgttacggggcggttgaggggaggacttactcgggaaagtaaggcacgaggaagttgtccttatcttggtttgccagaatgacgccttcgaggtaagaactcgcgacttgccggtccccagcgctgcccaagatcttggcacgcatgtagaaggggtcgactatcacgatgtccggggtcttgtcgcgaatgatccgcatctccatactcagcgaaaatagccgaacgaaggtgtagtgcagcggatgaaggttcaacatagcgtggatgtcatcaaaccgcaggacgatcgtacccccgatggagttatccacaaagcccttgccctctggcaccttgg
Coding sequences within:
- the LOC123074012 gene encoding uncharacterized protein codes for the protein MCCSECGCYDAFCDRCCPCVSYDAREAILCCAACLAVLAGAVLLAVLLAAYGFIRHAEVIVRDASLTRLALAVSPATAFAYNLSLTLTVRNKNWAMSVKNTKQLEARYSFDGQLFERIRLAEAGSTQHAGDTQVYHLVSGDDGGYVALGNAGVAEFKAENATGMFKVEVAVSGEVRYQAHYTKCKFEAKCPLVLQLAPPGTPAVVFQEVKCKPVTADKNC